A genomic window from Peromyscus maniculatus bairdii isolate BWxNUB_F1_BW_parent chromosome 1, HU_Pman_BW_mat_3.1, whole genome shotgun sequence includes:
- the Cic gene encoding protein capicua homolog isoform X19, with translation MYSAHRPLIPASGAASRGLGMFVWTNVEPRSVAVFPWHSLVPFLAPSQPDPSVQPSEAQQPASHPVASNQSKEPAESAAVAHEQSPGGAGSADPGRPPGATCPESPGPGPPLTLGGVDPGKSLPPATEEEAPGPPGEPRLDSETESDHDDAFLSIMSPEIQLPLPPGKRRTQSLSALPKERDSSSEKDGRSPNKREKDHIRRPMNAFMIFSKRHRALVHQRHPNQDNRTVSKILGEWWYALGPKEKQKYHDLAFQVKEAHFKAHPDWKWCNKDRKKSSSEAKPTSLGLAGGHKETRERSMSETGTAAAPGVSSELLSVAAQTLLTSDTKPPGSGPCGTERLHTVGGPGSARPRAFSHSGVHSLDAGEVDSQALQELTQMVSGPTSYSGPKPSPQYGAPGSFAAPGEGGTLATSGRPPLLPSRASRSQRAASEDMTSDEERMVICEEEGDDDVIADDSFGTTDIDLKCKERVTDSESGDSSGEDPEGNKGFGRKVFSPVIRSSFTHCRPTLDPEPPGPPDPPAAFSKGYGPTPSSSSSPASTSVSTSFSLGSGTFKTQESGQGGTAVPLRPPPPGAGGPTTPSKTTRFLPTDPGTFRRKRPESVGSLEAPGPSVIAAPPSVGGNLLQTLVLPPSKEEREGSGTRVPSTPAPSLAYGAPAAPLSRPAATMVTNVVRPVSSTPVPIASKPFPTSGRAEASSNDTGARTEMGTGSRVPGGSPLGVSLVYSDKKSAAATSPAPHLVAGPLLGTVGKAPATVTNLLVGTPGYGAPASSAVQFIAQGAPGSVTPAGSGASAGSGPNGPVPLGILQPGALGKAGGITQVQYILPTLPQQLQVAPAPPPPPGTKAAAPSGPAPTTSIRFTLPPGTSTNGKVLAATAPTAGIPILQSVPSAPPPKAQSVSPVQATPSGGSAQLLPGKVLVPLAAPSMPVRGAGAGQPLPLVSSPFSVPVQNGAQQPSKIIQLTPVPVSTPSGLVPPLSPATMPGPTSQPQKVLLPSSTRITYVQSAGGHTLPLGTSPACSQAGTVTSYGPTSSVALGFTSLGPSGPAFVQPLLSAGQAPLLAPGQVGVSPVPSPQLPPACTAPGGPVITAFYPGSPAPTSAPLGPPSQAPPSLVYTVATSTPPPAAAILPKGPAASATATPAPTSPFSSTTAGSMTYSLVAPKAQRPSPKAPQKVKAAIASIPVGSFESGATGRPGPTSRQSLDSGAAREPAAPESELDGQPTPPVPPPPPETWPPAARSSPPLPLPAEERPGTKGPETASKFPSSSSDWRVPGLGLESRGEPPTPPSPAPAPATVPSGSSSGSSEGSSGRAAGETPERKEVTSSGKKMKVRPPPLKKTFDSVDRVLSEVDFEERFAELPEFRPEEVLPSPTLQSLATSPRAILGSYRKKRKNSTDLDSAPEDPTSPKRKMRRRSSCSSEPNTPKSAKCEGDIFTFDRTGTETEDVLGELEYEKVPYSSLRRTLDQRRALVMQLFQDHGFFPSAQATAAFQARYADIFPSKVCLQLKIREVRQKIMQAATPTEQPPGAEAPLSGPPPTGMAATPVPTPSPAGCPDPTSPGSDSGTAQAAPPLPPPPEPGPGQPGWEGASQPSPPPSGPSTAATGR, from the exons ATGTACTCGGCCCACAGGCCCCTGATACCCGCGTCCGGCGCGGCCTCTCGTGGCCTCGGCATGTTCG TGTGGACAAATGTGGAACCTCGTTCTGTGGCTGTGTTCCCCTGGCACTCTTTGGTCCCCTTTCTGGCACCCAGCCAGCCAGACCCCTCTGTCCAGCCTAGTGAGGCCCAGCAACCTGCCAGCCACCCTGTGGCCTCCAACCAGAGCAAAG AACCTGCTGAATCAGCTGCTGTTGCTCATGAGCAGTCACCAGGAGGGGCAGGGAGTGCTGACCCTGGGCGGCCCCCTGGAGCCACATGCCCTGAGAGCCCAGGGCCTGGACCTCCACTCACTTTGGGGGGTGTGGATCCTGGTAAAAGTCTTCCCCCCGCTACTGAGGAGGAGGCCCCTGGCCCCCCAGGAGAGCCTCGGCTGGACAGCGAGACAGAGAGTGACCATGATGATGC CTTCCTCTCCATCATGTCTCCTGAGATtcagctgcctctgccacccgGAAAGCGCCGGACCCAGTCCCTGAGTGCCCTGCCCAAGGAACGAGACTCATCTTCTGAGAAGGATGGACGAAGTCCTAACAAG CGGGAGAAGGATCACATCCGTCGGCCCATGAATGCCTTCATGATCTTCAGCAAGCGGCACCGGGCCTTGGTCCACCAGCGGCACCCCAACCAGGATAACCGGACCGTCAGCAAGATCCTGGGAGAGTGGTGGTATGCCCTGGGGCCCAAGGAGAAGCAGAAATACCACGATCTGGCCTTCCAG GTGAAAGAGGCCCACTTCAAGGCCCACCCAGATTGGAAGTGGTGCAACAAGGACCGAAAGAAGTCCAGCTCAGAGGCCAAGCCCACGAGCCTGGGGCTGGCAGGAGGGCACAAGGAGACGCGGGAACGGAGCATGTCGGAGACGGGAACTGCTGCTGCCCCTGGGG TGTCTTCTGAGCTCCTGTCCGTTGCAGCCCAGACACTCCTGACCTCGGACACCAAGCCTCCAGGGAGTGGCCCCTGTGGAACAGAACGGCTGCACACGGTTGGGGGACCTGGTTCGGCCCGTCCTAGAGCCTTCTCCCACAGCGGAGTGCACAGTCTTGATGCTGGGGAAGTCGACAGCCAGGCACTACAAGAACTGACCCAG ATGGTGTCTGGCCCCACGTCGTACTCCGGCCCAAAGCCTTCCCCCCAGTATGGCGCTCCAGGATCTTTTGCAGCTCCTGGTGAAGGAGGTACCTTGGCCACTAGTGGGCGGCCCCCACTGTTGCCCTCTCGAGCCTCTCGTTCCCAGCGTGCTGCCAGTGAGGACATGACCAGTGATGAGGAACGTATGGTCATCTGTGAGGAAGAAGGGGATGATGATGTCATTG CTGATGACAGTTTCGGCACCACTGACATTGACCTCAAGTGTAAGGAACGGGTGACTGACAGTGAGAGTGGAGACAGCTCTGGGGAGGACCCGGAGGGCAACAAG GGCTTTGGCCGTAAGGTGTTCTCACCTGTCATCCGCTCCTCTTTTACCCATTGCCGTCCAACCCTGGACCCTGAGCCTCCAGGGCCCCCGGATCCACCTGCAGCCTTCAGCAAAGGCTATGGTCCcaccccatcttcctcctcctcgccTGCTTCCACTTCAGTCTCAACCTCCTTTTCACTGGGCTCTGGGACCTTTAAGACCCAGGAGTCTGGTCAGGGCGGCACAGCAGTCCCACTACGGCCCCCACCTCCTGGAGCTGGGGGTCCAACAACACCTTCCAAAACCACTCGGTTTCTTCCTACGGATCCTGGCACCTTCCGGCGCAAGAGACCCGAAAGTGTTGGTAGCCTGGAGGCCCCAGGCCCCTCAGTCATTGCAGCACCTCCCAGTGTGGGAGGAAACCTTCTGCAGACACTGGTTCTGCCTCCAAGCAAGGAGGAACGGGAGGGCAGTGGTACACGAGTGCCCTCAACCCCGGCCCCATCACTGGCCTATGGGGCCCCAGCAGCCCCTCTGTCCCGCCCTGCTGCCACCATGGTCACCAATGTGGTCCGGCCTGTCAGCAGCACTCCTGTGCCCATTGCCTCTAAGCCCTTTCCCACCTCTGGCCGGGCGGAGGCGTCTTCAAATGACACAGGTGCCAGGACTGAAATGGGCACTGGGTCTCGGGTGCCTGGGGGGTCCCCGTTGGGTGTCAGTTTAGTGTATTCAGATAAAAAGTCAGCAGCCGCCACCTCACCGGCCCCACACTTGGTAGCTGGTCCCCTGCTGGGCACTGTGGGGAAGGCACCTGCTACTGTCACCAACCTGCTGGTGGGTACCCCAGGCTATGGGGCTCCTGCATCGTCTGCTGTTCAGTTTATTGCCCAGGGAGCCCCAGGCAGTGTGACCCCTGCAGGCTCAGGAGCAAGTGCTGGGAGTGGCCCCAATGGGCCAGTACCCCTGGGCATCCTGCAGCCGGGTGCCCTAGGCAAGGCTGGGGGAATCACCCAGGTGCAGTACATCCTGCCCACACTGCCCCAGCAGCTTCAAGTGGCACcggccccaccaccaccccctgggaCCAAGGCAGCAGCTCCCAGTGGCCCTGCACCCACCACCAGCATCCGTTTCACTCTCCCTCCGGGCACCTCGACCAACGGAAAGGTCTTGGCTGCCACTGCTCCCACTGCTGGCATCCCTATCCTGCAGTCTGTACCTTCCGCCCCACCCCCTAAAG CCCAGTCAGTTTCTCCTGTCCAGGCCACGCCCTCAGGTGGCTCAGCCCAGCTGCTTCCTGGGAAGGTGCTAGTCCCACTGGCTGCCCCGAGCATGCCAGTTCGAGGGGCAGGGGCTGGCCAGCCACTGCCCCTGGTCAGCTCACCTTTCTCAGTACCTGTCCAAAATGGTGCCCAGCAACCCAGCAAG ATTATCCAGCTGACCCCTGTGCCTGTGAGCACACCTAGCGGTCTGGTGCCACCCCTGAGCCCAGCCACAATGCCAGGACCCACATCACAGCCTCAGAAGGTCCTGTTGCCCTCTTCCACAAG AATCACTTATGTGCAGTCAGCAGGTGGCCACACTCTGCCTCTGGGTACCAGTCCTGCATGCAGTCAGGCTGGAACAGTGACCTCATACGGGCCCACCAGCTCTGTAGCTCTGGGCTTCACATCGTTGGGGCCCAGTGGTCCTGCCTTTGTACAGCCCCTGCTCTCAG CAGGCCAAGCTCCATTGCTGGCTCCTGGCCAGGTGGGCGTGTCGCCTGTGCCTAGCCCCCAGTTGCCTCCTGCCTGCACAGCCCCTGGAGGCCCTGTCATAACGGCGTTTTACCCTGGCAGCCCTGCACCCACCTCAGCACCCCTGGGCCCACCTTCCCAAGCTCctccaagcctggtctacactgtggCCACCAGCACGCCCCCACCTGCTGCTGCCATTCTGCCCAAGGGCCCGGCAGCCTCTGCCACTGCCACTCCAGCCCCCACTAGTCCTTTCTCCAGTACCACAG CAGGCTCCATGACCTACAGCTTAGTGGCTCCCAAGGCCCAGCGGCCCAGTCCAAAGGCCCCCCAGAAGGTGAAGGCAGCCATCGCCAGCATTCCCGTGGGGTCTTTTGAATCGGGTGCCACTGGGCGGCCTGGACCTACATCCCGACAGTCTCTGGACTCGGGCGCAGCCCGAGAGCCAGCTGCTCCAGAATCCGAGCTTGATGGGCAGCCCACACCCCcagtccccccacctcccccagagaCGTGGCCTCCTGCTGCTCGGAGCagcccacccctacccctgcctGCTGAGGAGCGACCTGGCACCAAAGGCCCTGAGACT GCCAGCAAATTCCCCAGCTCATCTTCAGACTGGCGAGTCCCTGGGCTGGGCCTGGAGAGTCGTGGGgagcctcccactccccccagcccagctcctgctccagccacaGTCCCGAGTGgaagcagcagtggcagcagtgAGGGCAGTAGTGGGAGGGCAGCTGGGGAAACACCTGAGCGCAAAGAAGTGACTAGTTCTGGCAAGAAGATGAAGGTGCGGCCCCCACCCCTGAAGAAGACCTTTGACTCTGTGGACAG GGTCCTGTCAGAAGTGGACTTTGAAGAACGGTTTGCTGAGCTACCCGAGTTTCGGCCAGAGGAGGTGCTGCCTTCACCCACCCTGCAGTCTCTGGCCACCTCGCCTCGGGCCATCCTTGGCTCCTACcgcaagaagaggaagaattcCACAG ACTTGGACTCGGCGCCTGAGGACCCCACCTCACCCAAGCGCAAGATGAGGAGACGGTCGAGCTGCAGCTCAGAGCCCAACACCCCCAAGAGTGCCAAGTGCGAGGGTGACATCTTCACCTTTGACCGCACAG GTACTGAAACTGAGGATGTGCTAGGAGAGCTGGAGTATGAGAAAGTACCCTACTCGTCACTGCGGCGCACCCTGGACCAACGCCGGGCCCTGGTCATGCAGCTCTTCCAGGATCATGGCTTCTTCCCATCAG CCCAGGCCACAGCAGCCTTCCAAGCCCGCTATGCAGACATTTTCCCATCCAAGGTGTGTCTGCAATTGAAGATCCGAGAGGTCCGCCAGAAGATCATGCAGGCGGCCACTCCCACAGAGCAGCCCCCTGGGGCTGAGGCCCCTCTCTCTGGACCACCCCCTACTGGCATGGCTGCTACTCCTGTCCCTACTCCCAGCCCTGCTGGGTGCCCTGACCCCACCTCTCCAGGCTCGGACTCTGGCACTGCCCAAGCTGCCCCGCCACTGCCTCCACCCCCAGAGCCTGGGCCTGGACAGCCTGGCTGGGAGGGGGCTTCCCAaccttccccacctccctctggCCCCTCTACAGCTGCCACAGGCAGGTGA